From the genome of Vicia villosa cultivar HV-30 ecotype Madison, WI linkage group LG2, Vvil1.0, whole genome shotgun sequence, one region includes:
- the LOC131649618 gene encoding uncharacterized protein LOC131649618 has product MADQEQHNMEVRMEIDELKGSITKLTEMMQVLIARDAEPQRTVIAEVSEAVEDPIPVQRPPSTWPEFGLPPGYTPPFANTLGVGLSAQQIAPIPVAAEQSPIVHTTVQPTFNNPPFVYHVDDSERGDQEHNHEVEEVKEKYNVLEKRLKAVEGNDIFGFDTMNLCLVSDLIVPAKFKVPEFEKYKGHTCPKDHLTMYFRKMAAYANNDKLLVHIFQDSLAGASLKWYMSLKRDHIQTWRDLGEAFLKQYKYNMDLAPDRRQLQTMTMRDRETFKVYAQRWRELAAQVEPPLAEKELTSMFMDTLQPVFYEKMIGSVSSSFADLVTIGERVEEGLKNGKIVNAAESSNNNQTKRFPGNFHRKKEGETNAVVTSGEGPQNPQPYQVPTYPQAPYMPYYQYPHVAAAQHQQPYIPMPSHQQPWNASHQNASQSAPQNAQQNQNRQQNQNRPQKDPPKEPRRIDPIPMTYTELWPALIHQSLIAPRPTKAPTPPFSKGYNPNAKCAFHSGVVGHSIEDC; this is encoded by the coding sequence ATGGCTGACCAAGAGCAACACAACATGGAAGTTAGGATGGAAATCGACGAGTTGAAGGGAAGCATCACCAAGCTCACTGAGATGATGCAAGTGCTAATAGCTAGGGATGCTGAACCCCAAAGAACTGTCATAGCTGAAGTCTCCGAAGCTGTTGAGGATCCCATTCCCGTTCAGAGGCCACCTTCTACCTGGCCAGAATTTGGTTTACCACCTGGTTATACTCCCCCATTCGCGAATACTTTGGGAGTAGGACTTTCTGCGCAACAAATTGCACCAATACCAGTCGCCGCTGAACAGTCACCGATTGTTCACACTACTGTTCAACCTACTTTCAACAATCCTCCTTTTGTCTATCATGTTGATGATTCCGAACGTGGTGATCAAGAACACAACCACGAGGTGGAGGAAGTGAAAGAAAAGTACAATGTCCtcgagaaaaggttgaaagctgTTGAAGGAAATGACATTTTTGGATTTGACACCATGAACCTCTGTTTAGTTTCTGACTTGATTGTGCCTGCAAAGTTCAAAGTCCCTGAGTTCGAGAAATATAAGGGGCACACTTGTCCTAAAGATCATCTGACTATGTACTTTCGCAAGATGGCCGCCTATGCCAACAATGACAAATTGCTCGTCCACATCTTTCAAGATAGCTTAGCTGGAGCTTCTCTGAAATGGTACATGAGTTTGAAGAGGGATCATATCCAAACATGGAGAGATTTGGGTGAAGCTTtcctgaaacaatacaagtacaacatgGACTTAGCCCCTGATCGCAGACAACTTCAGACTATGACCATGAGAGATAGGGAAACTTTCAAAGTGTATGcccaacgctggagagagctagctgcTCAAGTCGAACCTCCTCTTGCTGAAAAAGAGCTTACTAGTATGTTTATGGATACCTTGCAGCCAGTTTTCTATGAGAAAATGATTGGAAGTGTCTCTTCTAGCTTTGCTGACCTGGTCACTATTGGAGAAAGGGTCGAAGAAGGCTTGAAAAATGGCAAGATTGTCAATGCTGCTGAATCTTCCAATAACAACCAAACAAAGAGATTCCCTGGAAACTTCCATAGAAAGAAAGAAGGTGAAACTAATGCTGTTGTGACTAGTGGTGAAGGACCTCAAAATCCACAACCTTATCAAGTTCCAACTTATCCACAAGCACCATACATGCCTTACTATCAGTATCCACATGTTGCAGCTGCTCAACATCAACAACCATACATCCCAATGCCATCGCATCAACAACCATGGAACGCTTCTCATCAGAATGCTTCACAAAGTGCTCCTCAGAATGCTCAACAAAATCAGAATAGGCAGCAGAATCAGAATAGGCCTCAGAAAGATCCACCAAAGGAGCCTCGCCGCATCGACCCAATTCCAATGACTTACACTGAATTGTGGCCTGCGCTAATCCATCAGTCATTGATAGCTCCTAGGCCAACCAAAGCTCCAACGCCACCATTCTCCAAAGGATATAATCCTAATGCTAAGTGTGCTTTTCATAGCGGAGTAGTTGGTCATTCCATTGAAGACTGCTAG